A single genomic interval of Streptomyces sp. 1222.5 harbors:
- a CDS encoding DUF3263 domain-containing protein has protein sequence MELGHREQAILALERRGFTGPGAKERAIREELDLSPVRYYQLLNALLDDERALAHDPVTVNRLRRVREARRSER, from the coding sequence ATGGAACTGGGCCACCGCGAACAAGCCATCCTCGCGCTGGAGCGCCGCGGGTTCACCGGCCCCGGCGCGAAGGAACGGGCGATACGCGAGGAGCTGGACCTGTCGCCCGTGCGCTACTACCAGCTGCTCAACGCCCTGCTCGACGACGAGCGGGCCCTGGCCCACGACCCGGTGACGGTCAACCGGCTGCGCCGGGTGCGAGAGGCCCGCCGGTCCGAGCGTTGA
- the otsB gene encoding trehalose-phosphatase, giving the protein MGTHTTDSPDPTHGTDPLPTPATQAGRDGLAALLAGPRTAVVGLDFDGTLAPIVADPEQARAHPEAVSAIAALAPKVASVAVITGRPAGVAVRYGGFAGVPGLEHLTVLGHYGAERWDAVTGTVTAPAPHPGVAAVRAELPGVLEQVGARQGTWIEEKGRAVAVHTRRAQDPQAAFEALREPLTDLATRHGLIVEPGRMVLELRPPGMDKGVALAEHVRATGARSVVYAGDDLGDLPAYAAVDKLRSDGVPGLLVCSGSAEVTELAERADLVVDGPEGVVALLRGIAAQLD; this is encoded by the coding sequence ATGGGCACCCATACGACGGACTCACCCGACCCGACCCACGGCACGGACCCCCTGCCGACCCCGGCCACCCAGGCCGGCCGGGACGGCCTGGCCGCCCTCCTGGCCGGTCCCCGCACCGCGGTGGTCGGACTCGACTTCGACGGCACCCTGGCCCCGATCGTCGCCGACCCCGAGCAGGCCCGCGCCCATCCCGAGGCGGTGTCCGCGATCGCCGCCCTCGCCCCCAAGGTGGCCTCCGTGGCCGTCATCACCGGCCGCCCCGCCGGTGTCGCCGTCCGGTACGGCGGCTTCGCCGGCGTGCCCGGCCTGGAGCACCTCACCGTCCTCGGCCACTACGGCGCCGAACGCTGGGACGCGGTCACCGGCACGGTCACCGCACCCGCCCCGCACCCCGGGGTGGCGGCGGTCCGCGCGGAGCTGCCCGGCGTGCTGGAACAGGTCGGCGCCCGGCAGGGCACCTGGATCGAGGAGAAGGGCCGGGCGGTCGCTGTCCACACCCGCCGCGCCCAGGACCCGCAGGCCGCCTTCGAGGCCCTGCGGGAGCCGCTCACCGACCTCGCCACCCGGCACGGCCTGATCGTCGAACCCGGCCGGATGGTGCTGGAGCTGCGCCCGCCCGGCATGGACAAGGGCGTCGCGCTCGCCGAGCACGTCCGGGCGACCGGCGCCCGGTCGGTCGTCTACGCCGGCGACGACCTGGGCGACCTGCCCGCCTACGCGGCCGTGGACAAGCTCCGCTCCGACGGCGTCCCCGGCCTCCTGGTGTGCAGCGGCAGCGCCGAGGTCACGGAACTCGCCGAACGGGCCGACCTGGTGGTGGACGGCCCGGAGGGCGTCGTGGCACTGCTGCGGGGGATCGCCGCTCAGCTGGACTGA
- a CDS encoding extracellular solute-binding protein has protein sequence MVSALGMTAVLGGCGSTGSSDVTLRLIAADYGDSAANSSEKYWKALADTYESAHPGVKIEVSVYSWNDVDAKVKEMVDAGHAPDLAQIGAYADYAAAGKLYPASDVLSIRTQADLLSQLSDAGQWKHTQYGIPFAASTRVLFYNKTLFAKAGITPPTTWDELAADAEALKSKGVKYPYALPLGPEEAQAETMQWLLSGDNGGSGYTDDIGTYTIDSTQNVGTLTWLKDELVGKDLTGPVAPGRLNRATAFAAFADGQVGMLNGHPTLMQQAAKKGVKFGMVPMPGRTGKARASMGVADWMMAFKQNGNADRIGDFLDFAYSEKNVLAFSREYGLLPVTSSASDTMSASDKATDKALRPFLAQLPTSELYPVGKTSWAAVSASVKKDIGQAVAPGGSPSGVLTRLQTAATAADSSDAG, from the coding sequence GTGGTGTCCGCTCTGGGCATGACGGCGGTCCTCGGCGGATGCGGGAGTACCGGCTCCTCCGACGTGACGCTCAGACTGATCGCCGCCGACTACGGCGACTCGGCCGCCAACAGCTCCGAGAAGTACTGGAAGGCCCTGGCCGATACGTACGAGTCGGCGCACCCCGGCGTGAAGATCGAGGTCAGCGTCTACTCCTGGAACGACGTCGACGCCAAGGTCAAGGAGATGGTCGACGCCGGACACGCGCCCGACCTGGCGCAGATCGGCGCCTACGCCGACTACGCGGCCGCCGGCAAGCTCTACCCGGCCTCGGACGTCCTCTCCATCCGCACCCAGGCCGACCTGCTGTCGCAGCTCTCCGACGCGGGCCAGTGGAAGCACACCCAGTACGGCATACCCTTCGCCGCCTCCACCCGCGTCCTCTTCTACAACAAGACCCTCTTCGCCAAGGCCGGCATCACCCCGCCGACCACCTGGGACGAACTGGCCGCCGACGCCGAGGCGCTCAAGAGCAAGGGGGTGAAGTACCCCTACGCCCTGCCCCTCGGACCCGAGGAGGCCCAGGCCGAGACCATGCAGTGGCTGCTCAGCGGCGACAACGGCGGCAGCGGCTACACCGACGACATCGGCACCTACACGATCGACTCCACGCAGAACGTCGGCACCCTCACCTGGCTCAAGGACGAACTGGTCGGCAAGGACCTGACCGGACCCGTCGCCCCCGGCAGGCTCAACCGCGCGACCGCCTTCGCCGCCTTCGCCGACGGGCAGGTCGGCATGCTCAACGGCCACCCCACGCTGATGCAGCAGGCGGCCAAGAAGGGCGTGAAGTTCGGCATGGTGCCCATGCCGGGCCGCACCGGCAAGGCCAGGGCGTCGATGGGCGTGGCCGACTGGATGATGGCCTTCAAGCAGAACGGCAACGCCGACCGGATCGGCGACTTCCTCGACTTCGCCTACAGCGAGAAGAACGTCCTCGCCTTCTCCCGCGAGTACGGGCTGCTGCCGGTCACCAGCTCCGCCTCCGACACCATGAGCGCGTCGGACAAGGCCACCGACAAGGCGCTGCGCCCCTTCCTCGCCCAGCTGCCCACCTCCGAGCTGTACCCCGTCGGCAAGACGTCCTGGGCGGCGGTCAGCGCCTCCGTGAAGAAGGACATCGGCCAGGCGGTCGCCCCCGGCGGCAGCCCCTCCGGCGTCCTCACCCGCCTCCAGACGGCGGCCACGGCGGCCGACAGCAGCGACGCCGGCTGA
- a CDS encoding ROK family protein, whose protein sequence is MRHVIALDVGGTGMKAALVGDDGALLHRARRATGRERGPDAVVAEILDFAAGLRAYGVERYGEAAAAAGIAVPGIVDEERGVAAYAANLGWRDVPLRALLAERLGMPVALGHDVRTGGLAEGRIGAGQGADRFLFVPLGTGIAGAIGLDGRVETGAHGFAGEIGHIVVRPGGTPCPCGQRGCLERYASASAVSEAWAAAGGDPEADAADCAEAVASGDPNAVRVWQDAVDALADGLVTALTLLDPRTLIIGGGLAEAGEVLFQPLRTAVRQRVTFQKLPAIVPAALGDTAGCLGAGLLARDLLNHTDRTEVTP, encoded by the coding sequence GTGAGACATGTCATCGCCCTCGACGTGGGCGGTACCGGGATGAAGGCCGCACTCGTCGGCGACGACGGCGCGCTGCTGCACCGCGCCCGCCGCGCCACCGGGCGCGAGCGCGGCCCCGACGCGGTGGTCGCGGAGATCCTCGACTTCGCCGCCGGGCTGCGCGCGTACGGAGTGGAGCGGTACGGCGAGGCCGCCGCCGCGGCCGGTATCGCGGTCCCCGGGATCGTCGACGAGGAGCGGGGCGTCGCCGCCTACGCGGCCAACCTCGGCTGGCGGGACGTCCCGCTGCGCGCCCTGCTCGCCGAACGGCTCGGGATGCCCGTCGCCCTCGGCCACGACGTGCGCACCGGCGGGCTCGCCGAGGGCCGCATCGGCGCGGGCCAGGGCGCCGACCGGTTCCTGTTCGTGCCGCTGGGCACCGGCATCGCCGGCGCCATCGGCCTGGACGGCCGGGTCGAGACCGGCGCGCACGGCTTCGCCGGCGAGATCGGCCACATCGTCGTACGGCCCGGCGGCACGCCCTGCCCGTGCGGGCAGCGCGGCTGTCTGGAGCGGTACGCCTCCGCGTCCGCCGTCAGCGAGGCGTGGGCGGCCGCCGGCGGGGACCCGGAAGCGGACGCGGCCGACTGTGCCGAGGCCGTCGCGTCCGGTGACCCGAACGCCGTCCGGGTCTGGCAGGACGCGGTGGACGCGCTCGCCGACGGGCTGGTCACCGCGCTCACCCTGCTGGACCCGCGGACGCTGATCATCGGTGGCGGCCTGGCCGAGGCGGGGGAAGTGTTGTTCCAGCCGCTGCGGACCGCCGTCCGGCAGCGGGTCACCTTCCAGAAACTGCCGGCCATCGTTCCCGCGGCGCTGGGGGACACGGCGGGCTGCCTGGGCGCGGGACTGCTCGCCCGGGATCTCCTCAACCACACCGACCGTACGGAGGTAACCCCCTGA